A part of Variovorax sp. HW608 genomic DNA contains:
- a CDS encoding copper resistance protein B — protein MKHGRFRGAHLHALMLALASASFLPAGAQAADPAHAPDDAMQTMEPMEPMEPMEPMEPMAPSQPVKSPVAPLTDEDRAAVFHDPGLHDMGDRDIHSFFVVDKLEWQDVNAGGLLHWSASGWIGGDVDRLWIRTEGKRHDGKTEDAELQLLWGHALSPWWDVVGGIRQTFKPGPSRTWAALGLQGLALYNFDAEATMFVGNGGQSAARLAGTYDFLLTNRLVLQPSVEVNFYGKDDRQRGIGSGLSSSSLGLRLRYEIRREFAPYLGVTWDRSHGRTADFERLKGQDLRQFRWVAGVRLWF, from the coding sequence ATGAAGCACGGACGCTTTCGAGGCGCACACCTTCACGCGCTGATGCTCGCGCTGGCATCGGCTTCCTTCCTGCCCGCCGGTGCGCAGGCAGCGGACCCTGCGCATGCGCCGGATGACGCCATGCAGACGATGGAACCCATGGAGCCCATGGAACCGATGGAACCGATGGAACCCATGGCGCCCTCGCAGCCTGTGAAGTCCCCGGTTGCACCGCTCACCGACGAAGACCGCGCGGCTGTCTTCCACGATCCCGGCCTGCACGACATGGGCGACCGGGACATCCACTCGTTCTTCGTGGTCGACAAGCTCGAATGGCAGGACGTCAACGCCGGCGGCCTGCTGCACTGGAGCGCGTCGGGCTGGATCGGCGGCGACGTCGACCGGCTATGGATCCGAACCGAAGGCAAGCGCCACGACGGCAAGACGGAAGACGCCGAACTGCAGCTGCTCTGGGGCCACGCCTTGAGCCCTTGGTGGGATGTGGTCGGCGGCATTCGCCAGACCTTCAAGCCGGGCCCGTCGCGGACATGGGCCGCGCTCGGCCTGCAGGGGCTGGCGCTGTACAACTTCGACGCAGAGGCCACGATGTTCGTGGGCAATGGAGGCCAGTCGGCAGCCCGCCTGGCCGGGACCTATGATTTCCTGCTCACGAACCGGCTCGTTCTCCAGCCATCGGTCGAAGTGAATTTCTACGGCAAGGACGACCGGCAGCGCGGAATCGGCTCCGGGCTTTCGAGCAGTTCGCTCGGCCTGCGCCTGCGCTACGAGATCCGGCGCGAATTCGCGCCCTACCTGGGCGTAACCTGGGACCGCTCGCACGGACGCACCGCCGACTTCGAACGGCTGAAGGGCCAGGACCTTCGGCAATTCAGGTGGGTCGCGGGCGTACGGCTCTGGTTCTAG
- a CDS encoding universal stress protein yields the protein MKILVATDGSKNSLRAVKYAARLAHLLRTASNKITLISVHDDIGLRHAKAFVGKAEVADYLRELSEKELKPARELLQADGIGYDMEIRTGHVAQEIVACADKGKFDMIVLGSKGRSAVADLLMGSVAQRVLATAKQPVVVVK from the coding sequence ATGAAGATCCTCGTCGCCACCGACGGGTCCAAGAACTCGCTGCGCGCGGTCAAGTACGCGGCCAGGCTCGCGCATCTGCTGCGCACCGCGTCGAACAAGATCACGCTGATCAGCGTCCACGACGACATCGGCCTGCGCCATGCCAAGGCCTTCGTCGGCAAAGCGGAAGTCGCGGACTACCTGCGCGAACTCAGCGAGAAGGAGCTCAAGCCGGCCCGCGAACTGCTGCAGGCCGACGGCATCGGCTACGACATGGAGATCCGCACCGGCCACGTGGCCCAGGAGATCGTGGCTTGCGCCGACAAGGGCAAGTTCGACATGATCGTGCTGGGCTCGAAGGGCCGCAGCGCGGTGGCCGACCTGCTGATGGGCTCGGTGGCGCAACGCGTGCTCGCCACCGCGAAGCAGCCCGTCGTGGTGGTGAAGTGA
- the copD gene encoding copper homeostasis membrane protein CopD, with protein MGDDWQAIAVRFGLYLDLMLLCGVPLFGLCALRRRERASWAGSRMGRLLAATAMLGIALSLVGMAVMARSMSGAEDYASVERHVYEMVVMHTHVGLSWLVRMGALAAAICAALWLRPWPTLWLCATAGFGAVALSSLAWAGHGAMDDGAKGFMHLSADILHLLAAAAWVGALAIFVLLSVRARTGDPDEMELLGRLVNGFASMGTLAVATLVITGAINYLLINGWALRALTSTAYGALLMCKLLAFVLMLGLAASHRYRLGPRLEMALRTGGAPGAVTALRRSLAIEFAAATVVLLLVAWLGTLSP; from the coding sequence ATGGGTGACGACTGGCAGGCCATCGCGGTCCGCTTCGGCCTCTACCTGGACCTCATGCTCCTGTGCGGCGTGCCGCTGTTCGGGTTGTGCGCTCTTCGCCGCCGCGAGCGCGCCTCGTGGGCCGGCAGCCGCATGGGCCGCCTGCTGGCGGCAACGGCGATGCTCGGCATCGCGCTTTCGCTCGTCGGCATGGCGGTGATGGCCAGATCCATGAGCGGCGCGGAGGACTATGCGTCCGTGGAGCGCCATGTCTACGAGATGGTCGTCATGCACACCCATGTCGGCCTGTCCTGGCTGGTACGCATGGGTGCGCTGGCGGCGGCGATCTGCGCCGCGCTGTGGCTCAGGCCTTGGCCGACGCTGTGGCTTTGCGCCACCGCGGGATTCGGCGCCGTGGCGCTCTCGAGCCTGGCCTGGGCCGGACACGGTGCGATGGACGACGGTGCGAAAGGCTTCATGCACCTGTCGGCAGACATCCTCCATCTCCTCGCGGCGGCTGCCTGGGTGGGCGCGCTGGCGATCTTCGTGCTGCTGTCGGTGCGTGCGCGCACCGGCGATCCGGATGAGATGGAACTGCTCGGCAGGCTGGTCAATGGCTTCGCCAGCATGGGCACGCTCGCTGTCGCGACCTTGGTGATCACCGGCGCGATCAACTACTTGCTGATCAATGGGTGGGCACTTCGGGCGTTGACATCCACCGCCTACGGAGCGCTGCTGATGTGCAAGCTCCTGGCCTTCGTCCTGATGCTTGGCCTGGCGGCGTCCCATCGGTATCGGCTCGGCCCCCGCCTGGAGATGGCGCTGCGCACTGGCGGTGCACCGGGCGCGGTGACGGCATTGCGAAGAAGCCTCGCCATCGAGTTCGCGGCCGCGACCGTGGTCCTGTTGCTGGTGGCATGGCTCGGGACGCTTTCACCCTGA
- a CDS encoding LysR family transcriptional regulator, translating into MKLHQLRYLVAIAADGSIRAAARSLGVTQATVTQGLRELEAESRIALLTRGSGGIAFTSAGQELLEYAQRVMTQIRQAEDALARHRDGASTQRLAIGVTAWVAQTLLARVLPPFRAELPHVQLEFFDGFSRLSYPMLREGGLDLMIGRIAPPEAMEGLQATALFTYDTTVVARNGHPRAGARAMAELLDQDWILNFAPTERAALMDNLFGQHGLEAPRHRIHLAHSAALSLALVQQTDMLSLCPWPLVESLRSGLVPLPLRERFHASRVGIVRRANEALPHAAARFLAHFMDQTRACLASDDPQLRRVFRSVELVGEDGD; encoded by the coding sequence ATGAAGCTGCACCAGCTGCGCTATCTCGTCGCCATCGCAGCCGACGGCAGCATCCGCGCGGCGGCGCGATCGCTCGGCGTCACGCAGGCCACGGTGACGCAGGGCCTGCGCGAGCTCGAAGCCGAATCCCGGATCGCCCTGCTCACGCGCGGCAGCGGCGGCATCGCATTCACGTCCGCCGGCCAGGAACTGCTGGAATACGCGCAGCGGGTGATGACGCAGATCCGCCAGGCCGAAGACGCGCTGGCGCGCCATCGCGACGGCGCATCGACGCAGCGGCTCGCCATCGGCGTCACGGCGTGGGTCGCCCAGACGCTGCTCGCGCGCGTGCTGCCACCGTTTCGCGCCGAGCTGCCGCATGTGCAGCTGGAGTTCTTCGACGGCTTCTCGCGCCTGAGCTACCCCATGCTGCGCGAGGGCGGCCTGGACCTGATGATCGGGCGCATCGCGCCGCCCGAGGCGATGGAGGGCCTGCAGGCGACTGCCCTCTTCACCTACGACACGACGGTGGTTGCGCGAAACGGCCATCCGCGCGCCGGCGCCCGGGCCATGGCCGAACTGCTGGACCAGGACTGGATCCTGAACTTTGCGCCCACCGAGCGGGCCGCGCTGATGGACAACCTGTTTGGCCAGCATGGCCTGGAGGCGCCGCGCCATCGCATCCACCTGGCGCATTCGGCGGCGTTGTCGCTGGCGCTCGTGCAGCAGACCGACATGCTGAGCCTGTGCCCGTGGCCGCTGGTGGAAAGCCTGCGCAGTGGCCTGGTGCCGCTGCCACTGCGCGAGCGCTTCCACGCGAGCCGGGTCGGCATCGTGCGCCGCGCCAACGAAGCACTGCCGCATGCGGCGGCGCGCTTTCTCGCGCACTTCATGGACCAGACGCGCGCCTGCCTCGCCTCCGACGACCCGCAGCTGCGGCGGGTGTTCCGGTCGGTGGAGCTGGTGGGCGAGGACGGTGACTAA
- the copC gene encoding copper homeostasis periplasmic binding protein CopC, with amino-acid sequence MPSLLNTLKCAFAGFAILAANAALAHPKLLSSTPDANAEVPAPESIELRFSEDLMPQFSAASLVMTGMPGMTGHPPMKMTIKVSATKDPKTMVITPTQALPAGSYRVDWRAVSSDTHPVTGSVPFSVK; translated from the coding sequence ATGCCATCCCTTCTCAACACCCTCAAATGCGCCTTCGCCGGCTTCGCGATCCTGGCGGCGAACGCTGCGCTCGCCCATCCGAAGCTGCTGTCTTCCACACCCGATGCAAACGCCGAAGTCCCGGCGCCCGAAAGCATCGAACTGCGCTTCTCGGAAGACCTCATGCCCCAGTTCTCGGCAGCCAGCCTCGTCATGACCGGCATGCCGGGGATGACCGGGCATCCGCCCATGAAGATGACCATCAAGGTCTCGGCCACCAAGGACCCGAAGACCATGGTGATCACGCCGACCCAGGCGCTGCCGGCCGGGAGCTACCGGGTCGACTGGCGGGCCGTGTCGTCGGACACCCATCCCGTCACGGGAAGCGTTCCCTTCAGCGTGAAGTAG